One Bacillus sp. 1780r2a1 DNA segment encodes these proteins:
- a CDS encoding threonine synthase, translating into MPFSYVESLYCPKCQKKYDALQVHQLCICGSPLLVSYDLQAIKDRVTKEEIEKRPPTLWRYHEVLPIQDECNVVSLGEGMTPLIEMQKLGSRLGVEKLHMKDEGLVPTGSFKARGAAVGVSKAKELGVKELAMPTNGNAGAAWALYATRASIKSHIVMPVDAPLITRKECAIAGANLYLVDGLISDAGKIISQLVNEAGIYDASTLKEPYRIEGKKTMGYEIVEQLDWKLPDVILYPTGGGVGLIGIYKAICEMQELGWVEGKMPKLVAVQAAGCAPIVKAWETGEKESVFWEKSTTKAFGINVPKAIGDFLVLDALYESEGCAVAVTDAEITKEQSLIAELEGAFVCPEGAATFAAVRQLKANGWLKGMEHVVCLNTGQGIKYPESVEEHVEVLQPSERISFIR; encoded by the coding sequence ATGCCGTTTAGCTATGTAGAATCATTATATTGTCCAAAATGCCAAAAAAAGTATGATGCATTGCAAGTACATCAGCTTTGCATATGCGGTTCGCCACTTTTAGTTTCATATGATTTGCAAGCAATAAAAGATCGTGTAACAAAAGAAGAAATTGAAAAACGTCCTCCAACTTTGTGGCGCTATCACGAAGTTTTACCGATTCAAGATGAATGTAATGTTGTATCTTTAGGCGAAGGCATGACGCCTTTAATTGAAATGCAAAAGCTGGGCAGTCGTTTAGGAGTAGAAAAGCTACATATGAAGGATGAAGGGCTTGTTCCAACGGGATCATTTAAAGCTAGAGGAGCAGCTGTTGGAGTTTCAAAAGCGAAAGAGCTTGGAGTTAAAGAACTGGCAATGCCCACAAACGGAAATGCAGGGGCAGCGTGGGCATTATATGCCACAAGAGCATCAATTAAGTCACATATCGTTATGCCTGTTGACGCACCGCTAATTACAAGAAAAGAGTGTGCAATTGCAGGAGCTAACCTGTATTTAGTTGACGGTTTAATTAGCGATGCAGGTAAAATTATTAGTCAGCTCGTGAACGAAGCGGGAATTTATGATGCTTCAACGCTTAAAGAGCCTTATCGGATTGAAGGAAAGAAAACGATGGGGTATGAAATTGTCGAACAGTTGGATTGGAAGCTACCCGATGTTATTCTATACCCTACAGGTGGAGGCGTGGGTCTAATTGGTATTTATAAGGCCATCTGTGAAATGCAGGAGCTTGGTTGGGTAGAAGGGAAAATGCCAAAGCTTGTTGCGGTACAAGCAGCTGGATGTGCACCGATTGTGAAGGCTTGGGAGACTGGTGAAAAAGAGTCGGTTTTCTGGGAGAAATCAACAACAAAAGCATTTGGGATTAACGTCCCAAAAGCTATTGGAGACTTCTTAGTTCTAGACGCACTGTATGAGTCAGAGGGATGTGCCGTTGCCGTAACGGATGCAGAAATTACAAAGGAACAGTCTTTAATAGCTGAACTAGAAGGAGCTTTCGTTTGTCCAGAAGGAGCAGCAACTTTTGCAGCAGTTAGGCAGCTAAAAGCGAACGGTTGGCTAAAAGGAATGGAGCACGTAGTGTGCTTAAACACTGGGCAAGGAATAAAATACCCAGAGAGTGTAGAAGAGCATGTAGAAGTTTTACAACCTAGTGAGCGAATTTCGTTTATCAGATAA
- a CDS encoding sulfite exporter TauE/SafE family protein: MKKLLTFVIIGFFAQLIDGSLGMAYGVTSTTLLLTFGIAPAVASASVHLAEVVTTAASGASHIRFGNVDKTTVLRLVIPGSIGAFVGACFLSNIPGDLVKPYISTFLLLLGVYVLIRFLFIFKTSEEREAKPLSAKQSIPLGLIAGFADATGGGGWGPIATPVLLTKRGLSARKVIGTVDTSEFAIAVSATLGFLISLGWEQVNWMWVAALMIGGIIAAPIAAWLVRIIPAHLLGALVGGFIILTNTRTLLMSSSVSTLMQTAIYAFILIVWAASITLALRRGQKEKREAGNLSNKVVNS, encoded by the coding sequence ATGAAAAAATTACTTACGTTTGTAATTATCGGATTTTTCGCTCAATTAATTGATGGTTCGTTAGGAATGGCTTACGGAGTTACTTCAACAACTTTATTATTAACGTTTGGAATCGCACCTGCGGTCGCATCTGCATCCGTTCATTTAGCGGAGGTAGTAACCACTGCTGCATCAGGAGCTTCACATATTAGGTTTGGAAATGTCGATAAGACAACCGTATTACGCTTAGTAATTCCCGGGTCAATTGGAGCGTTTGTTGGAGCTTGCTTTTTAAGCAACATACCAGGTGATTTGGTAAAACCTTATATATCTACCTTTTTACTGCTACTAGGGGTTTACGTTTTAATACGGTTTCTATTTATCTTTAAAACAAGTGAAGAAAGGGAAGCAAAGCCATTATCTGCAAAACAGTCAATTCCTCTGGGCTTAATAGCAGGATTCGCTGATGCTACTGGGGGAGGCGGATGGGGACCAATCGCTACTCCGGTTTTGCTAACAAAACGTGGATTAAGTGCTCGTAAAGTTATCGGTACAGTGGACACGAGTGAGTTTGCTATTGCGGTTTCAGCTACTTTAGGATTTTTAATTTCGCTTGGATGGGAACAAGTGAACTGGATGTGGGTAGCTGCTTTAATGATTGGTGGAATTATTGCAGCTCCAATTGCAGCTTGGCTTGTAAGGATTATTCCTGCACATTTACTAGGGGCTCTGGTAGGTGGCTTTATTATCTTGACTAATACACGTACTCTCCTAATGTCTAGCTCTGTTTCCACTCTTATGCAAACAGCTATCTATGCGTTTATTTTAATTGTTTGGGCTGCTTCCATTACGCTAGCACTAAGAAGAGGACAAAAAGAAAAAAGAGAAGCAGGAAACCTTTCAAATAAAGTGGTAAATAGTTAA
- a CDS encoding NADH-dependent flavin oxidoreductase translates to MNASYEKLFKHFKFVHGMEMKNRLVMGPLFTQSSHGNGELSEKDMAFYRERIKDISMVIVGPAYIEEGGKVMDGQLGIHRDYVARKLHEFTAMAKRMKVKTILRISHGGALSAEYLKVGEEAVAPSRVAVRRKGKKPKELNETQMDHTLHAFARATERAIQAGFDGVEIEGGSGHLLQQFTSKQANHRKDNFGGTAEHRLSFSIEVLRTVSKVIKSATNRPFLLGYAMTPEEKGYGGNTVDDTMKWIDQLIEEQVDYVHLEVQSFHAKTAHHKEGEAEVVPAIIKHVNQRIPIISGGNLFTPLQVEEAIREKLSMVTIQQALNLDPHWVEKVRRSEEPFYGKLPIVEEIEAYQKVDSNEVEDLLEEL, encoded by the coding sequence TTGAACGCCTCATATGAGAAATTATTTAAACATTTTAAGTTTGTACATGGAATGGAAATGAAAAATCGCCTTGTTATGGGGCCTCTATTTACTCAGAGTTCTCATGGGAATGGAGAGCTGTCTGAAAAAGATATGGCTTTTTATCGAGAACGAATCAAGGACATTAGCATGGTAATAGTGGGGCCTGCTTATATAGAAGAAGGCGGAAAAGTAATGGATGGTCAACTAGGAATTCACAGAGATTATGTAGCAAGAAAGCTACACGAATTTACAGCTATGGCAAAAAGAATGAAGGTTAAAACCATTTTGCGTATTTCTCATGGTGGCGCTTTGTCAGCTGAGTATTTAAAAGTTGGAGAGGAAGCAGTTGCTCCTAGTAGGGTAGCAGTTCGTAGGAAAGGAAAAAAGCCAAAAGAATTAAATGAAACCCAAATGGATCATACGTTACATGCGTTTGCCCGTGCAACCGAGCGTGCCATTCAAGCAGGATTTGATGGGGTTGAAATTGAAGGAGGGAGCGGACACCTTTTACAGCAGTTTACTTCAAAGCAAGCGAATCATCGTAAAGATAATTTTGGAGGAACAGCGGAACATCGTCTATCTTTTTCCATTGAAGTCCTTCGTACGGTCTCAAAAGTTATTAAAAGCGCTACTAATAGACCTTTTTTGCTTGGCTATGCAATGACTCCAGAAGAAAAAGGGTACGGAGGCAATACAGTGGATGATACCATGAAATGGATTGATCAGTTAATTGAAGAACAAGTTGACTATGTTCATTTAGAAGTTCAATCTTTCCATGCTAAAACAGCCCACCATAAAGAAGGTGAAGCTGAAGTTGTGCCGGCAATCATTAAACATGTAAATCAACGTATTCCCATTATCAGCGGCGGTAACTTGTTTACACCTCTACAAGTAGAGGAAGCAATTAGAGAAAAGTTATCCATGGTAACGATTCAACAAGCTTTAAATCTGGATCCTCACTGGGTTGAAAAAGTAAGAAGAAGCGAAGAGCCATTCTATGGAAAGCTTCCTATAGTAGAAGAGATTGAAGCTTATCAAAAAGTAGATAGTAACGAAGTTGAAGATTTACTGGAGGAACTTTAA